Sequence from the Sphingosinicella ginsenosidimutans genome:
ATCGTCGCGAACAGCTCCAGCCGCGAGCTCGCGCTGTCGCGGATGATGCTCACCGTCGCGAAATTGGTCAGGACAAGTGTCGCCACCGCTGCCGAAACGATCGGCGGGCCGACCCTGCGCGAATAACCCACGTGTCTCTCCCCCGAGGCGACACGGAAATAACGGAGGAGCGGTTAACAAATCGCTTGGATTTTCGTGGGTCATTCTGTCGGCAGATCGAAATCCACGCCCTGCGCGAGCGGCAGATCGCGGCCGTAATTCACGACGTTCGTGGCGCGGCGCATATAGGCGCGCCAGGAATCGGATCCGCTCTCGCGCCCGCCGCCGGTCTCCTTCTCGCCGCCGAACGCCCCGCCGATCTCGGCGCCCGAGGGGCCGAGATTGACGTTGGCGATGCCGCAATCCGAGCCGGCCGCCGACAGGAAGGTCTCCGCCTCGCGCAGATCGGTGGTGAAGATCGACGAAGACAGGCCCTGCGGCACGCCGTTCTGGAGGGCGATCGCCTCGTCCAGCGTGCGATAGCGCAGGATGTAGAGGATCGGCGCGAACGTCTCTTCGATCACGACGCCCGACTGCGCCGGCATTTCCGCGAGCGCCGGCCGGACATAGCAGCCTCCGATCGGCTCACCGCCCTGGATGGCGCCCCCCTGCCCTTTCGCCCGCGCGAGCGCCGCCTGCATGGCCGCGACCGCATCCTCGTCGATCAGCGGGCCGACCAGGGTGCCGCTCTCAAACGGATTGCCGATCGAAAGACCAGGCCAGATCGCCTTCAGGCGGCCGACCAGATGATCGTAGATATCGTCGTGGACGATGAGCCGCCTGAGGCTCGTGCAGCGCTGCCCCGCGGTGCCGACCGCGGCGAAGGCGATCGCACGCTCCGCGAGCGCGAGATCCGCCGAGGGCGCGACGATCATCGCATTGTTGCCGCCAAGCTCAAGCAAGGTGCGGCCGAAGCGCACGGCGACGCGCGGCGCAAGCGCGCGGCCCATGCGGGTCGATCCGGTCGCCGACACCAGCGGCACGCGCGGATCGTCCGCCAGCGCCTCGCCCGCCTCGCGCCCGCCCTGGACCAGCTCGAGCAGGCCCTCAGGCGCCTCCTCGAACTCGATGGCGACGCCGGCGAAGATCGCGGCGACCGCCGCCGCGCAGAGCGGAGTCTTCTCGGACGGCTTCCACACCACTGTATCGCCGCACACCAGGGCGAGGCAGGCGTTCCAGGCCCACACGGCAACCGGAAAGTTGAACGCCGAGATCACGCCGACCGGCCCGAGCGGATGCCAGGTTTCCATCATCCGATGGTCACGCCGCTCGGTCGCGATGGTCAGGCCGTGCAATTGCCGCGAGAGGCCGACCGCGAAATCGCAGATGTCGATCATCTCCTGGACCTCGCCGAGCCCCTCGGAGAGGATCTTGCCGCATTCGAGCGTGACGAGGCGGCCGAGCGGCTCCTTGTGCGCCCGCAGCGCCTCCCCGAACCTGCGGACGAGCTCGCCGCGGCGCGGGGCCGGCACCATGCGCCAGTGCTGGAAGGCGGCCTGCGCGCGACCGACGGCGGCGGCGACATCGGCCGGCGAGGCGGTGGCCACCTTGCCGATCAGGCCGCCGTCGATCGGCGAGGTCGAGCCGAGATCGCCGGCGCCCGGCGTGATCCCGAGCCGGTCGAACAACCGCGCCGCTTCGGCTTCGGAAGAAAAGCTCATCTTGCGGTCCGTTCGATGAGGGCCATGGCGGCGGCCGGATTGCGCTCCTTGGCGCCGGAGATGATGAAGGCGAAGACCTCGCGGGGTTCTGCCGACGCCGGCACGTTCGACGCATAAGCGCGCCCAGCCGGGCGTTCGCCGCTCGCCCAGCCGCGGATCACCTCCGCCCAGCCATCCAGCTCGGCCGACGTATAGCCGGTGGGCTCCTCCGCGCGCGTGGACTGGAGCCGCGCATAGACGAATCCGGCGGTCTGATCGGCGATCTCGGGATAGGTGTCGTGATGCGCGAAGACGATCGCCACCCCTGCCGCGCGCGCCTGGGCCACGAAGTCCGCCGACCGGAAGCTCTCGTGCCTTACCTCGATCGCGTGCCGGAGCGCGATCCCGTCCTGCCGCGTCGGCAAGAGGGCGAGAAACGCGCTGATGTCGTCGGGATCATATTTCTTGGTCGGGGCGAGCTGCCACAGGATCGGGCCCAGCTTGTCACCGAGCTCGGTCAGCCCCTGCCCGCAGAAGCGGGCGATCGACTCCCCCGCCTCGCCGAGCACGCGACGATTGGTGCAGAAGCGCGACGCCTTGAGCGCGAAGCGGAAGCCGTCCGGCACCGTCTGTGCCCAGCGCGCGAATGTTTCCGGTTTCTGGCTTCTGTAATAGGTCGCGTTGACCTCGGTCGCAGTCAGGTGCGCGCCGACATATTCGAGCTGCTTCGCCTTGGCGAGCTTCGGCGGATAGAAGGTCTCCCGCCACGGCTCATAATCCCAGCCGCCGACGCCGATATGAATGGATGCCATGCCCCGCTTCCTAAGGTTCGCACCGGTGGCGGGCAATAAGCGCGTTCGCGCCGGCGGACTTACACGAACGGGAATGGCGAGACTGATTTCCTGAGCTCGCTCACCGCCAGGGTGCGACCCACGGGGGCGGTGGCGCGCTGGGGACAGCCGGCGCGCGGGCAGAGCGCGCAGGCCGGGCCGATCGGGGTGACCCGCGGATGGGCGAGGTCCAGCCCGTCGGCATAGGCGATGCGCGCGGCGTGGCGAACATCGCAGCCGAGGCCGATGGCAAGCTGGCTGTCCTCCGCCGGATCGAGGCGGATGGCGCGCGACACCGTTCGTCCGATCGTGAAATAGCGCTCGCCGTCCGGAGTCTCGACAACCTGCGTGACGACCCGGCCCGGCGTCTGGAAAGCCGAATGGAGGTTCCAGCGCGGGCAGGTGCCGCCGAAGCGGCTGAACGGAAAGCTCTCGCCGGCGAAGCGCTTGGAAACGTTGCCCGCGGCATCGACCCTCAGCATGAAGAAGGGGACGCCGCGCGCGCCGGCCCGGTTGAGCGTCGTCAGCCGATGCGCCGCCTGCTCCGCGCTGACGCCGAACTCGGCGCACAGCCGGTCCAGATCGTAGCGATGGCGCTCCGCCGCCTCGAGAAATGACTGGTAGGGCATCATGGCCGCCGCCGCCGCATAATTGGCGAGGCTCATGTGAAGCAGCCTGCGGGTCGGCGCGTCGGGCGGCGCGGCGGACACCACCATCCTGTCGAGCAGCGCGCGGAACTCCACCAGCACGAGCTGGTAGGCGAGCGCGAACGTCCGGCTCTCGCTCCGGAGCAGCTGGGAGAGGAGCAGCCGCTTGCGATGGATATCGTAATGCTGGCTGGCTCCTTCAATCAACTCGGGCGCAACGACGCGCACGTCGATGCCGAATGCCTCCCTGAGCCGGCGCCGCAGCGTCTCGGCGATGGCGAGTGGATCGCCGAGCGCGCCGGCCAGCGTCTCCGCAGCCTCCTCGATCGCCGGGAAATGGTTGCGCTGCGACTGAATATAGTCGCGCACCCATTTGGTCGGGCTGAGCGCGGCATTCTCCTCGCTCTCTCCCGCGGGCCGCTGGCGCAGTTCGCCGAGCGCGGCATAGAGTCGTGCGATGCCCTCGGCCGCGGCGGGCGCATTGTCGGCGATCTCGACCAGCTCGTAGCGCGGCACGGCGAGGTCGGAGAACAGCGGATCGGCGAAAATCTCGCCGAGCTGGGCGGGGCCGACCGCATCGCCGCCCTCGGCCGCAAAGCTCTTCAGATCGACGTCATAGGCTTCGGCGAGGCGCAGCAGCACGGTCGCTGTGACCGGCCGCTGGTTGCGTTCGATATGGTTCAGATAGGAGGGCGAAATGCCGATCTCGGCCGCCATGGCGGCCTGGTTGAGGCCGAGCTCGCGGCGCAACCGGCGCATTCGACCGCCAAGGTGGAGTTTGCGTTCCGCCATCCTGCAAATCTGTCAACTTTATACAATACACGCAAGTCGTATCGTGACGCAGCGACCTTTTTCGGGGATGCGGGACGCCCGGATCGGTGATTTCGATGGCACCACCGTTCCTGCTGCGAGGCCGCCATGACCGATTTCGCTGATCTGATCCCCGCCCCCGCCGACCGCTTCGACGGTATCGCGCGCGCCTACACGCCTGAGGACGTGGCCCGCCTGCGCGGCTCCGTCCCGGTCGAATACAGCCTCGCGCGGCGCGGCGCCGAGCGGCTGTGGGCGATGCTCAAGCGCGAGGAGCCGGTGCGCGCGCTCGGCGCCGTCACCGGCAACCAGGCGATGCAGATGGTGCGCGCGGGGCTTGAAGCCATCTACCTGTCCGGCTGGCAGGTCGCGGCGGACGCGAACACCGCCGGCGCCATGTACCCGGATCAGTCGCTCTATCCCGCCAATGCCGGTCCGGAGCTCTGCCGCCGGATCAACCGCACGCTCCAGCGCGCCGACCAGATCGAGCATATGGAGGGCGGCGCGACGCGCGACTGGTTCGTGCCGATTGTCGCCGATGCCGAGGCCGGCTTCGGCGGACCGCTCAACTGCTTCGAGATCATGAAGGCCTATATCGAGGCGGGCGCGGCCGGCGTCCATTTCGAGGACCAGCTCGCGAGCGAGAAGAAGTGCGGGCATCTGGGGGGCAAGGTGCTGATCCCGACCCAGGCGCATATCCGCAACCTCGACGCGGCGCGGCTGGCGGCGGACGTCTGCGGCGTGCCGACGATCCTCGTCGCGCGAACCGATGCGGAAAGCGCGCGCCTGATCACGTCCGACATCGACGAGCGCGACCATGAGTTCCTCACCGGCGAGCGCACGGCCGAAGGCTTCTTCCGGCTGAAGGACGGCACCGGCATCGATCATTGCATCAAGCGGGGCATCGCCTTCGCCCCGCACGCCGATCTCCTGTGGTGGGAGACGAGCCATCCCAATCTCGAGGATGCGCGCCGCTTCGCCGAGGCGGTGCAGAAGGCCTGCCCGGGCAAGATGATGGCCTATAATTGCTCGCCGAGCTTCAACTGGGAGGCGAAGCTCGACAAGGACACCATCGCACGCTTCCAGCGCGAGCTCGGGGCGATGGGCTACAAGTTCCAGTTCGTCACCCTGGCGGGCTTCCACAGCCTCAACCACGCGATGTTCGAGCTTGCGCGGGGCTATCGGGACCGCGGCATGGCCGCCTATTCCGATCTCCAGCAGGCCGAATTCGCGAGCGAGGCCGCCGGCTACAGCGCGACCCGGCACCAGCGCGAAGTCGGCACCGGCTATTTCGATCTGGTCGCGCAGACCATCGCGGGCCCCGAAGCCTCGACAGTGGCGCTCGCCGGATCGACCGAAACCGCCCAGTTCGAACGTGCCGCATGAGGAGAGAAGCGATGAAACGCTATTGGGTCGTCGGCGGCGAATATGAGGATGCCGCATTCCGCCGGCTCGTCCCCGGCACCGAGACGCTCGCGGGACCATTCGAGGACGAGCGGCGGGCGCATGACGAATGGGTGCGGCTGACCTGCCGCCCCGGAACCGCCCCCGCGACGATGCAATACAGCATCGTCGCCGACGGGCGCGGCCGATGAGCGATCTGGCGTTGACCGAGCGGGCCGCGCCGGCTGAAACGGCCGGCATGGACGATATCCTCACCCCGGAAGCGCGCGCCTTCCTGGAGGCGCTTCACCGCCGCTTCGATGCCCGGCGGCGCGCGCTGCTCGCCGAGCGCCAGGAGCGCCAGCGCCGCTTCGACGCCGGCGAGCTGCCCGATTTCCGATCCGACACGCGCGCCATCCGCGAGTCCGACTGGAGCGTTGGCGCGATCCCGCCGGACCTGCTCGATCGCCGCGTCGAGATCACCGGGCCGACCGATCGCAAGATGATCGTCAACGCGCTCAATTCCGGCGCGCGCGTCTTCATGGCGGATTTCGAGGATGCGACCGCGCCGACCTTCGCGAACATGCTCGCGGGCCAGGCGAACCTGCGCGATCGCTGGCGCGGATCGCTCGATTTCGACGACCCCGCCTCCGGCCGCCATTATGCACTCGCCCCCGATCCCGCCGTGCTGATGGTCCGCCCGCGCGGCTGGCACCTCGACGAGCGCCACTTCACGGTGGACGGCGCCGCGATCGCCGGCGGCCTGTTCGATTTCGGCCTTTACGTCTGGCACAATGCCGCGGCCTCGATCGAGGCGGGCTCAGGCCCCTATTTCTACCTCCCCAAGCTCGAGAGCATGGAGGAGGCCGCGTTGTGGAGCGACGTCTTCGCCTTCGCTGAGCAGAAGCTCGGCCTGGCGCGCGGGACGATCAAGGCGACGGTGCTGATCGAAACGATCACCGCCGCCTTCGAGATGGACGAGATTCTCCACGCTCTGAAGGAGAATATCGTCGGCCTGAATTGCGGCCGCTGGGACTATATTTTCTCCTACATCAAGCGGCTCGGCCGGACGCCGGAGCGGCTGACCCCCGATCGCGCGGCGATGAAGATGGATAAGGCCTTCCTTGCCGCCTATTCGCTGAAGCTCATCGAAACCTGCCACCGGCGCGGTGCTTTCGCGATGGGCGGGATGGCCGCGCAGATCCCGGTCAAGGGCGACGAGGCCGCCAACGAGGCCGCATTCGACAAGGTGCGCGCCGACAAAAGGCGCGAGGCGGCGAACGGCCATGACGGCACCTGGGTCGCGCACCCGGCCCTCGTCCCGGTCGCGATGGAGGTGTTCGAAAACGCCTTTCCCGGCCCGAACCAGCTCCACCGCCGGATCGACAGCGGCGTCACCCGCGAGGACATGCTTCGGCTCCATGAGGGGCCGCGCACCGAGGCTGGCGTGCGCGGCAATATCCGCGTCGCAATCCGCTACATCGCCGCCTGGATCGGCGGGCGCGGCGCCGTCCCCCTCTACAATCTGATGGAGGACGCCGCGACCGCCGAGATCTGCCGCACGCAGCTGTGGCATTGGCTTCGTTTCGAGGCCCCGCTGGACGACGGCCGGCCGCTCGGGCACAAATTGTTCGACGCGATCCTGGCCGATGAGCTTGCGGCACTGCGTGCTCTGGGTGAGCCGCATATCGAGGAGGCGGCAACCATCTTTACCGAGCTGGTCACCTCCGCGACGCTGGAGGAGTTCCTGACGCTTCCCGCCTATCGGCTGCTCTGACCCGAGGAGTCGCACCGCCGCTCCGGCACGGGGCCGCCGATGCGCGGCCCCATCGGTCGTGCATGAAAAGCACAGTCGATCAAGATATTCACTAGCGCGTGAATTAGTATTGAAATCGGCGTCGATTTGCGGCACTCCCCCATGCAAGACGTCCTAGAACGTCGCAGATGGGAGGGGTTATGAAGAGTGTCGTCCTGATTGGCGCGTCGCTGATTTCGATCGCATGGTGCGGACAGGCCGGAGCGCAGACGACGTCCGACAGTGGCACGTCGCAGAGCAGCAATGCCGACCAGGATCAGTCCGGCCAGGACATCGTCGTTACTGCCCAGCGCCGCAACGAGCGGCTGCAGACGACGCCGATCGCCGCCTCGGTGCTGACCGGCGCGGATCTCGCCAACCGCAATATCGTCAATGTCGATCAGCTCCAGTTCGCGATGCCGAGCGTCGCGGTGGACAATTTCGGCCAGGGCCTCGAATTCAACATCCGCGGCATCGGCAAGGCCGAGCACAACACCCAGACGCTGACCGGGGTCATCACGTATCGCGACGGCGTTGCCACCTTCCCCGGCTATTTCCAGGGCGAGCCTTATTTCGACATCGCCCGGGTCGAGGTGCTGCGCGGGCCGCAGGGCACGATCGCCGGCCAGAACTCGACCGGCGGCGCGGTGTTCGTCACCACCAACGATCCGATCATCGGCGGCGGCGCCCACGGCTATTTGCAGGGACAGTTCGGCTCCTATTCGGATGCCGGTCTCCAGGGCGCGATCAACCTGCCGATCAGCGACACCTTCGCCGCCCGCATCGCCTGGTTCACCGAGCGCCGCGGGGGCTTCTATGACATCACCGGCCCGGGCGGGACGCCCTATACCGGCAACAACGGCGACCTGCGCGAGGCCGCGGGCCGGATCAGCTTCCTGTGGCGCCCGACGGACCGGCTCTCGATCCTGTCGAAGACCGACGTCGATTATCTCGATTACGGCGCCTATCCGGCCGATCCCTATTATGCGCGGTTCCGCGTCCTGCCGGGCACGTCCACGCCCAATCCCTATTATAACGACCTGTTCGACATCAGCCTGAATTCGCCACAGGGCGCGAAGGACTCGTTCGTCCGCTCCACGCTCCGGATCGACTATGAGTTCGATGGCGGCGTGCGGCTGCGTTCGATCAGCGGCTACCAGAACGGCACCACCAAATATCGCGCCGATCTCGACGGCCTCGCCGCGCCGACCGTCTTCACGCCCAATGCGAACCAGACCTTCTTCGACAATGTCGGCGAGCGCATCTGGTCGCAGGAAATCAACCTGATCTCGCCGGACGACCAGCGCTTCACCTGGCTGCTCGGCGCCTATGGCCAGTGGAACACCTACTATTTCCGGCGCCCCTTCCAGTTCGTGATCGGCGTCCCCGAGGGCAATCCGGCCACCGAATACAGGCTGGAGGGCACCAATCCGCAGCGCGATCTCGCCTTCTTCGGCCAGGTCGGCTTCCGGATCACCCCGCAGCTCAAGCTCGAACTTGGCGGCCGCTACACCTGGAGCCACACGCGCAACGACGTGCAAGTCATCCAATATGGCGTCCCGATCGACGACCAGCAGAGCGCGCGGGCGAACGATTTTTCGTGGAAGGCCTCGCTCGGCTGGGAGATCAACCGCAACCAGTATCTCTACGCCTTCGCGGCGACCGGCTTCCGCGCCGGCGGGCTCAACGTGCCGGTCGGCCTCGGCCTGCCAGATCCCTTCGAGCCTGAGAAGGTGACCTCCTTCGAAGCCGGCTGGCGCGCCAATTTCCTCGGCGGCCACATCCGCACGACGCTCAACGGCTTCTATAACAATTACCGCAACTTCCAGGTGATCATCGGCTATCCGCTGTTCCCGACCTTCGGCATCGAGGTGAATGTTCCCGATACCACCCGCATCTATGGCGCCGAGTTCGAGGCCGAGGCGCATCTCGGGCGCTTCTCGTTCGATTTCGGGGTGAGCGCGATCCACAGCTCGCTGGGCCAGTTCTTCGCCACCGACCCGCGCCTCCCCAGCGTCCTGCCGTGCGATCCGAATACGGGCCCGGCGAGCGCGACCTGCCTCAATCTCAAGGGCCGCGAACAGACCTATGCGCCGAACTTCACCTTCAATGCCGGCGCCCAATATGTGTTCAACCTTGGCAATGCGGGCACGCTGACGCCGCGGGTCAATTTCGGCCACGTCGCCGCACAATGGGCGACCTTGTTCGAGAACCCCGCGCTCGGGGACCGGCTCGAGGATCGCAACATCCTGGGCGCCCAGCTGGCGTGGACGAAGGGGCCGTGGACGGTGACGCTCTACGGCACCAACCTCACCAACCAGCACTATGTCGGCGCACTCAACTCCGGCCTCGATTTCGCCGGACCGCCGCGGCAGTACGGTATCAGCGTGCTGCGCCTCTTCTGAACGACCCTCCGGCGGGCCGCTCCGATCCGCGGATCGGGCGGCCGCCGTCTTTTAGAGTGCGTACCGACAAGTTCATGCAAGCCTATGCCCTGACGATCGACAAGTTCCTCGATCATGCCGCAAAATGGCATGGCGATCGCGAGGTGGTGCAGGCGACCGCCGGGGGCGGCACCACGCGCATCGGTTATGCGGCGCTGCGCGAGCGCGCCGTGCGCCTGTCGGGGGCGCTTCGCTCGCTCGGGCTGGCGTTCGGGCAAAGGGTCGGCACCCTCGCCTGGAACACCCAGCACCATTTCGAGCTCTATTACGCAACGATGGGCATGGGGCTGGTCTGCCACACGCTCAATCCGCGGCTGACGGTCGCGCATCTCGCCGCCATCATCGGCGAGGCCGAGGATCGAGTCCTCGCGGTTTCGGCCGATCTCGCGCCGCTGGCCGCGCAGCTGGCGCCGCTCTGCCCGACGCTCGATCACATCATCCTGCTCGACGGCGGCACCGACGCGGACCTGCCGGGCGCGCTGGAGTATGAAAGCCTGCTGGCCGAGCGCGGCGCACCGGTCGATTGGGGCGGCTTCGAGGAGGAGACGCCAGCGGGCCTGTGCTATACGTCGGGGACGACCGGGCGGCCCAAGGGCGTCGTCTATACCCACCGCTCAAACTACCTGCACACGCTGCGCGCGCTTCAGGCGGACGCGATCGCGCTGACGGCGCGCGACACGGTGCTCCCCGCCGTGCCGATGTTCCACGCCAATGGCTGGGGCATCCCCTTCGCGGCACCGGCGGCGGGCGCAAGGCTCGTCCTGCCCGGCCGTCACCTCGACGGGGCGAGCCTGGCGCGGCTGATGCGCGAAGAGCGCGTCACGGTGGGCATCGGCGTCCAGACCGTGTGGCTGGGCCTGGTCGACCATCTCGACGTGACCGGCGAGACGCTGCCCGACCTCGAGCGCGTCCTGATCGGCGGATCACCCTGCCCCGAGGCGCAGATCAGGCGGATGGAATCGCGGCTCGGCGCGCATGTCCAGACCAGTTGGGGCATGACCGAATTGTCGCCCGTGGGCACGATCGCGCCGCCGGTCGGCACGCAGCGGCCCGGCGACGATGCCGGCCAGGTGCCGATGGGGCTCGATCTCAAGCTGACCGACGAGGACGGCGTCATCCTGCCCGAGCAGCGCGGCGTCGTCGGTCGGCTCTACGTGCGCGGGCCGAGCGTGGTCGATCGCTATTTCGGCGAGACATCGGATGCGCTCGATGCCGACGGCTGGTTCGAGACCGGCGATCTCGCGACCATCGACGCCGAGGGGAACCTGTCCATCCGCGGCCGCGCGAAGGACCTCATCAAGTCGGGCGGCGAATGGATCAACCCGGTCGAGATCGAGGCAATCGTCGGGCGCGATCCGGCGGTCGGCCAGGTCGCCGTCATCGCCTCGCCCGATCCCAAATGGGGCGAACGCCCGATCCTGGTCGTCGAGCCGCGACAGGGCAAGCAGATCGATCGCGACCGGCTCGTCCACGCGCTGCGCGGCGAGGTCGCGGATTGGTGGATTCCGGACCGGATGGCGCGGGTGGCGGCCATGCCGCTCGCCGCGTCCGG
This genomic interval carries:
- a CDS encoding aldehyde dehydrogenase family protein; its protein translation is MSFSSEAEAARLFDRLGITPGAGDLGSTSPIDGGLIGKVATASPADVAAAVGRAQAAFQHWRMVPAPRRGELVRRFGEALRAHKEPLGRLVTLECGKILSEGLGEVQEMIDICDFAVGLSRQLHGLTIATERRDHRMMETWHPLGPVGVISAFNFPVAVWAWNACLALVCGDTVVWKPSEKTPLCAAAVAAIFAGVAIEFEEAPEGLLELVQGGREAGEALADDPRVPLVSATGSTRMGRALAPRVAVRFGRTLLELGGNNAMIVAPSADLALAERAIAFAAVGTAGQRCTSLRRLIVHDDIYDHLVGRLKAIWPGLSIGNPFESGTLVGPLIDEDAVAAMQAALARAKGQGGAIQGGEPIGGCYVRPALAEMPAQSGVVIEETFAPILYILRYRTLDEAIALQNGVPQGLSSSIFTTDLREAETFLSAAGSDCGIANVNLGPSGAEIGGAFGGEKETGGGRESGSDSWRAYMRRATNVVNYGRDLPLAQGVDFDLPTE
- a CDS encoding DUF72 domain-containing protein translates to MASIHIGVGGWDYEPWRETFYPPKLAKAKQLEYVGAHLTATEVNATYYRSQKPETFARWAQTVPDGFRFALKASRFCTNRRVLGEAGESIARFCGQGLTELGDKLGPILWQLAPTKKYDPDDISAFLALLPTRQDGIALRHAIEVRHESFRSADFVAQARAAGVAIVFAHHDTYPEIADQTAGFVYARLQSTRAEEPTGYTSAELDGWAEVIRGWASGERPAGRAYASNVPASAEPREVFAFIISGAKERNPAAAMALIERTAR
- a CDS encoding helix-turn-helix domain-containing protein produces the protein MAERKLHLGGRMRRLRRELGLNQAAMAAEIGISPSYLNHIERNQRPVTATVLLRLAEAYDVDLKSFAAEGGDAVGPAQLGEIFADPLFSDLAVPRYELVEIADNAPAAAEGIARLYAALGELRQRPAGESEENAALSPTKWVRDYIQSQRNHFPAIEEAAETLAGALGDPLAIAETLRRRLREAFGIDVRVVAPELIEGASQHYDIHRKRLLLSQLLRSESRTFALAYQLVLVEFRALLDRMVVSAAPPDAPTRRLLHMSLANYAAAAAMMPYQSFLEAAERHRYDLDRLCAEFGVSAEQAAHRLTTLNRAGARGVPFFMLRVDAAGNVSKRFAGESFPFSRFGGTCPRWNLHSAFQTPGRVVTQVVETPDGERYFTIGRTVSRAIRLDPAEDSQLAIGLGCDVRHAARIAYADGLDLAHPRVTPIGPACALCPRAGCPQRATAPVGRTLAVSELRKSVSPFPFV
- the aceA gene encoding isocitrate lyase → MTDFADLIPAPADRFDGIARAYTPEDVARLRGSVPVEYSLARRGAERLWAMLKREEPVRALGAVTGNQAMQMVRAGLEAIYLSGWQVAADANTAGAMYPDQSLYPANAGPELCRRINRTLQRADQIEHMEGGATRDWFVPIVADAEAGFGGPLNCFEIMKAYIEAGAAGVHFEDQLASEKKCGHLGGKVLIPTQAHIRNLDAARLAADVCGVPTILVARTDAESARLITSDIDERDHEFLTGERTAEGFFRLKDGTGIDHCIKRGIAFAPHADLLWWETSHPNLEDARRFAEAVQKACPGKMMAYNCSPSFNWEAKLDKDTIARFQRELGAMGYKFQFVTLAGFHSLNHAMFELARGYRDRGMAAYSDLQQAEFASEAAGYSATRHQREVGTGYFDLVAQTIAGPEASTVALAGSTETAQFERAA
- a CDS encoding DUF4170 domain-containing protein, with the protein product MKRYWVVGGEYEDAAFRRLVPGTETLAGPFEDERRAHDEWVRLTCRPGTAPATMQYSIVADGRGR
- the aceB gene encoding malate synthase A; its protein translation is MSDLALTERAAPAETAGMDDILTPEARAFLEALHRRFDARRRALLAERQERQRRFDAGELPDFRSDTRAIRESDWSVGAIPPDLLDRRVEITGPTDRKMIVNALNSGARVFMADFEDATAPTFANMLAGQANLRDRWRGSLDFDDPASGRHYALAPDPAVLMVRPRGWHLDERHFTVDGAAIAGGLFDFGLYVWHNAAASIEAGSGPYFYLPKLESMEEAALWSDVFAFAEQKLGLARGTIKATVLIETITAAFEMDEILHALKENIVGLNCGRWDYIFSYIKRLGRTPERLTPDRAAMKMDKAFLAAYSLKLIETCHRRGAFAMGGMAAQIPVKGDEAANEAAFDKVRADKRREAANGHDGTWVAHPALVPVAMEVFENAFPGPNQLHRRIDSGVTREDMLRLHEGPRTEAGVRGNIRVAIRYIAAWIGGRGAVPLYNLMEDAATAEICRTQLWHWLRFEAPLDDGRPLGHKLFDAILADELAALRALGEPHIEEAATIFTELVTSATLEEFLTLPAYRLL
- a CDS encoding TonB-dependent receptor, yielding MKSVVLIGASLISIAWCGQAGAQTTSDSGTSQSSNADQDQSGQDIVVTAQRRNERLQTTPIAASVLTGADLANRNIVNVDQLQFAMPSVAVDNFGQGLEFNIRGIGKAEHNTQTLTGVITYRDGVATFPGYFQGEPYFDIARVEVLRGPQGTIAGQNSTGGAVFVTTNDPIIGGGAHGYLQGQFGSYSDAGLQGAINLPISDTFAARIAWFTERRGGFYDITGPGGTPYTGNNGDLREAAGRISFLWRPTDRLSILSKTDVDYLDYGAYPADPYYARFRVLPGTSTPNPYYNDLFDISLNSPQGAKDSFVRSTLRIDYEFDGGVRLRSISGYQNGTTKYRADLDGLAAPTVFTPNANQTFFDNVGERIWSQEINLISPDDQRFTWLLGAYGQWNTYYFRRPFQFVIGVPEGNPATEYRLEGTNPQRDLAFFGQVGFRITPQLKLELGGRYTWSHTRNDVQVIQYGVPIDDQQSARANDFSWKASLGWEINRNQYLYAFAATGFRAGGLNVPVGLGLPDPFEPEKVTSFEAGWRANFLGGHIRTTLNGFYNNYRNFQVIIGYPLFPTFGIEVNVPDTTRIYGAEFEAEAHLGRFSFDFGVSAIHSSLGQFFATDPRLPSVLPCDPNTGPASATCLNLKGREQTYAPNFTFNAGAQYVFNLGNAGTLTPRVNFGHVAAQWATLFENPALGDRLEDRNILGAQLAWTKGPWTVTLYGTNLTNQHYVGALNSGLDFAGPPRQYGISVLRLF
- a CDS encoding long-chain-fatty-acid--CoA ligase, yielding MQAYALTIDKFLDHAAKWHGDREVVQATAGGGTTRIGYAALRERAVRLSGALRSLGLAFGQRVGTLAWNTQHHFELYYATMGMGLVCHTLNPRLTVAHLAAIIGEAEDRVLAVSADLAPLAAQLAPLCPTLDHIILLDGGTDADLPGALEYESLLAERGAPVDWGGFEEETPAGLCYTSGTTGRPKGVVYTHRSNYLHTLRALQADAIALTARDTVLPAVPMFHANGWGIPFAAPAAGARLVLPGRHLDGASLARLMREERVTVGIGVQTVWLGLVDHLDVTGETLPDLERVLIGGSPCPEAQIRRMESRLGAHVQTSWGMTELSPVGTIAPPVGTQRPGDDAGQVPMGLDLKLTDEDGVILPEQRGVVGRLYVRGPSVVDRYFGETSDALDADGWFETGDLATIDAEGNLSIRGRAKDLIKSGGEWINPVEIEAIVGRDPAVGQVAVIASPDPKWGERPILVVEPRQGKQIDRDRLVHALRGEVADWWIPDRMARVAAMPLAASGKIDKNRLREDFAEGRLNGEPLAR